The Scatophagus argus isolate fScaArg1 chromosome 4, fScaArg1.pri, whole genome shotgun sequence DNA window tgtatacTTACAAGTAACATGTAGGATGTCATGGCTCATCAGTGTTACTGAGCTGTtcatggaaaaaacaaaagaataaccGGTAATGACACCACTGACTTGAAACAGAAATGACTCTGAACTTTGAGGAAgttccaaaataaaaataaagagtttcaagtttttttttctagcttCTCTCTGACTTATTTCTGAACTGAGGGACTGCATTCATTCCACTGCTATTGTGATGCACTACCCCACTAAACTGGCGAGAAACGAGAAGACAGCAAGTCATTAATCCATAGGCTGTGTGGATTTAGGACCTGGAGGATGCCAGATGTTTCCAGTGAGCCAGCAGCAGGCTACAGTAGCACTGACCTGCCGATAGCAGCGCGATAAAGCAGCAGCGCCGCATTAAAGTTCAGCCAGTCGGACCGGATTGTGCGTCCTGACGCACCGGCGGAACAGCAGCGATGGGAGCTTCGCAGACGCGCTCAGAGCACAAGCACCAGGATCTGGTGGATAAAACCGGCTGTGAGTACGAAAAATTGATTTATATTAGAAATTATCAATGCTGATTCGGTGTTAAATAGTTCAATTTGTATTTCAATAGTTCATAGTGCAAAACAGGCGGCGGTGACAAGTTTGGTTCGTCAAGGGATCGTATCAGTGGGACCTGAAGTTTTCACGAGCGTTAATAAACAGTTAGACAAGTCAGGTGCTGCTGAGATGAGTAAACGAAGTAAAACAAACTTCTGTAAAACGTCACCATGTGAACAACAAACACATGCGGTGATTTAGCTTTAAATGTAACGAGTTGTGATTCACCGCTGCACTTTTACTACATCTTTAATAAACTACAGAGTCCTTCCTGTGAGTGAGCTTTATATTAATACCATGTAAGTCTTAGTTTGTGTTGACAGTAAAATGAATTGAATGGAGATGCTGTGGTAtaatcacattttaacaaaccACGATTTGTATCCGTCATGTGGATGGAAAGGCTCgataaagaaatgaaacaaaaagcagacagaaagagcagaagTGTGTGGATCTGTTTTTAGACACGGCAGGATCCTGATGTGGAACGTTTGCATGCTGTGGCATGCACAGCAAAAAACAAGGATAAGGTTTGCACCTCACTCTGATCCCAACTTTATTGATACCGTGCAGGTGAGACTTTGaactgttttattgtctttgtttcatcCAGGTGGGGCTTTGACTCTGTTTCTCTCCGAGCTCAGGAGATTTAATGGACTTGTGTGTTCTGGACATAttgatgaaacatttcattGCACCAACACTTCTTAAAGCCCATAGATTCTGTTGTTGCTTTCTTTTGTATTCGGCTCATGTGTCCATATAAGAGtgattaattatgttttattagaTGCACTCTGACCAACAAACTTGTTCCTGCATGAAGCTGTTAATATACCTATGCATACTCCTAATCCCACACTTAGCAGATATTCTTGCTCCTAGAAACGTCCACTCAGCAGCCTCTGGGGAAGGCAACAAAAggtcaaataaacacaagtgtTAATCAAATCCATTGAAAATGTCAAACCCATTTTGATATAGGAACAGGCAAAGCCAGGCTATGACGTTTAAAGCTTTCATTGTGTGGTCACTCCTCTGCACAGTGAGTAAATGATTCAAGGAACGTTTTGAAATGGCCCGTAAAGACAATTGCACTAGTGCAAAGGGTGTTTGCTTTGCCATTTAACTGATTGTAGAGCTGCACCTGATCAGTTTAGTAACAGTAAGTCTTTGTTAATCATGACACAGGAAATTACAAttttaacaaaatcaaaaatgaatggGTGTGTTTTCAGTAAGAATACTCTGTTGTTTAATATCTGGTAATTGCATGTTGGATGtcctaaaaaagaaaaacaagtgaaagagTACAAGAGGCATGTTGATTGGTGTGAAATTGTGGGTGTAATTGCTGACATACTTTCAAGTTTTGGTGTTTGCGtcctttcagtttcactggAGCAGATCAAAAACCTTCACAAAAGATTCCAGCAGCTGAGTGGAAATGAAGAGACAATAAGGTAAAAAGCCTGCATGCGGCTAAGCTGTATGTGGTTTTAATGGAATCCATTCAGCCTTTGTAGTCGCCCCTAACGATGAAATAATATGTGCTTGGTGGCTTGAGTGATGCATTGTGGGTGTTTCTGGTATCTCTGGCTCAGACGCACACAAGCAACATATGGTGACACACGCAGGCTGAACTAATGCAAACGCAGACACATTAGGCAAATACAATATGTCAATGCATcaggcacacacagtcatttgtgtataaacacacagtggCATGCTGGTTGTGGTAGATCACAAGCTCCTTCACTGTAAAAAGAAACAGGGAACAAATGTTGTGCATTTCAGTTTACCTTCAAACACTTACTGCTGTTACTTCCCATAAACAACATTCAGTGTTATTAAATCATGGTGGTACTGTTGAATCAGTTTTATGATCgtggtctctctctcttgtcgCACTGCAGTAGAGAAAACCTGGACAGCATACCAGCCCTGGCCAATAATCcaattaaaaagcaaatcatTGATGCATTCTTCGATAAAAGGTGGGTACAGCTAAATTTCACCACACTCTGTAATCGTATTGGCTTAGAGGCGTTTCACTAAGGTGCACTACCCTGATGTTGTTTTGAGAATATTCACATCTTTCAAAACCAAACTCCTACTACATCATTTGCCACCAGTGAAAGTCTGCTGATATGAGTATCAGCAGACAGAATTATCAAAGGTCAGTTTGTTTAAGCAACAACATTTCTCAACCTACTTATATAGTAAAAATAAGATATCTGTCTTTATCTTCTGTCAACATAATGGAGGTTTTTCACTAAACACAAGCTGTACAAGCAGCAATGACTCTCACTatgcttttttatttgctgaatTAAGATTTCTACAATATAAACTAAACCCTAATGTAAGAgaatatttcatcatttagagtttccaaacattttcaacactttcttgctgagaggaTTGATACCAATCTCACATCTTATTAAACAAGAAGTTACCGCCAGTTCAGCATAGCTTAGCACAACCACTGACCGCAAGGGGAAGTGGCTATCTTACATCTATTGCACTGAGATGGGTTATAATGCTGGTTTTCATTCTTCATCCAAGAGAAATGCAGTGGagttgtgaaaacaaaatatgcaatTCATCCATCCAATTGGACGACACAACATCTAATTAATGGTTTTATGCCTATGAAGATGCAGCTGTTGGCATTTTAAAACCTCATATTAAGCCTATAGCTCAACGGGACACCTAAACCTAGGAAACCTAAAAGGACCACAGGCAAAAATATATCAGtaaacttttgttttggtttataaAATTAGACTCTATGGTGTGACCCATCAAATCAGATGACTAAAACTTCATGTTTGAAGTTTCATGAAAATCCTGATATAAAAGCCACATTAGATAAATTTTAATAATGACTTAAAACCAAATTCTTCTGCCTAAAACCCAGGAACCAGCATCAGGATGAAGTGGGCTCCTTTGAGGAGATTGGATTCGAGCAGTTCCTCATGGTCATGTCCCATTTCCGTCCTCCAACCTTGAAgacaacagaggaagagaaggaagctTTGAGAAAAGAGAAGCTGCGCTGTAAGacactgcatttcatttttaaaacaacaggaTCAGGTACAAGGGAACCAAGTATACTGGTGGGTTAGGATTCTCATGTCCTGCTGTTGGTCTCCCATCAAACacttctctcctgtctcccaTCACGAGTGTCTCACATTTCAAAATACCAAGAAAAAGGGCACCACCCAGCGTATATAATAGATTGGTGATGTAAATATCTTATTTCACTCACCGCTGACATGCCAAAAAGACTGTGGTGATGTATAGCTGCACTAGATTCCTCACTGCATGTCAGCTTACACTGGAGAGGCTTGTATGTATTAATGGCTTGGCTGGGAACATGCAGCTTCACAAGCCCATTGAAGGCAAAAAGAATGGGATCATTTGTAGCCAGTCAGCAAGTCAGGACTCAAATCTTGTCTCAGATGTCATTATACCATTAGATTATAATGAGTGTGTTATGTTCATGTTATGATATTTTAGGATGAAGAATTGTAGTTTATGCTTTTAGTGTATCTGCTTCCCCTCAATCTGCCTTGTGCGTTTTGTGACTTCCTACAGTTAATTTCCCAGAATAGCTTTAAAAAACTCCAGGGAAAGGGTGTCAAAAGTGTGGAAGGATGGAAATCACCTGTTAGCAAGGCTGGATTAACAGGTGGGAAAATTAGCAACTGTCCTTGAGCCTGGTATTCTAAGAGGTCCTGAAATCACAAGGTATATTTTTGGACAGCTAGTTTGTGGCACCAAACCACCAATTTTATTTGTGATTATACACAATTCAAACACAATTTCATCAAAACCGATTGCTAACTAAAGTGATAGTGGCCTTAAGAGAAGTGTTGTGTTATTTCCTTGTGAGGAGGCCTTGTTGTGTAGAGTGCTCTGTTTCAAAATTTAGCCTAAGGGCCCTTGTCAGGCTCAGATTTCAGGTAGATACCGAATTGATATCGTACACATTCCTGAATGAATCAATGTTTACTTAAAGTTAAGGCAAATCTACTGACACAGCGGGAAGTCGTTGTTTCTATTGTTCTGATTAAGATATCATTTGGATTTGTCCTTGGCTGACTCTTGCTTTATAAAAGGCTTTGGTGTGAGTTGGtgtgagtatttccatttcatacTACTGTGTACTTTTAGTCTTGTTTAGATGAATATTATTTATCAGTCAGCTATAGTTAATAGTCACTTTTCATTCAAattatacatacaaatatatagATAAGGTTTATTGGTTTTGGCTTCTGAACTCTTAAAGAAAAGTATCAAAAAATCACAAGTTCCATCAaagacatttttccattttttatttaaataccaGTTTGAGTCCCAAAGAAGTAAAATTATCCAAGAGGACTGGAGAGTAGCCCAAAATATATACAGAAATTTCTTTAAATTATCTTGTGACCTTTTGGAGAGGCCGATTCCAAGGCTGAGAATCATTGCACTAAACCAGCTAACTGTACATAAAGTAGTTAAAACAAGCATCATCTCGAGCTGCTACAGCAACAAAGTTCTACATGTGTTCTGATAACCTGCTGTATGtaacaatatatattttcagtCAAAGAGGTCATTTTACTGCAGAATGACTACTTTTATGTTAattcatacagtacattttgctgctaatgCCTCTGTACCTTTACTTGAGTAAAACTATGAAAGAGGGACTTTTACTTATAATAGTGTTTACGTTGTtgtatttccttgttttttccAAAGCTACAGAAAATTGTCAGGGGAAATGTGCTTAAGAAGTGACAACTGATAGTAGACTAATTTAGTATATACAATGTccctgtaaaataaacaaagttttGAGTTTAGGTAAGGATAGAATAGCATTGTCCTTTCCAGGTTATGAGAAAATCAGATTAAATCAgttaagaaaaataattcatagAAGTTTAAACATGAGCTAGTCTCTCtggcagcacagacacatttttctgaagacaaaaaaaaaaaaaagtggcacaAAACCCATAAGCACAAGGATTTTGATGAAAGAGATAATTACCAGATGACACTACAAACCGCATCTGTCTTCTACACTATCTGAAGACTGATCATGTCCCGTCTTACTTGGCTTCACACAAACCATTTGTTTGAattgtgtgtctctgttgtgTCTGAATTTTGGGTGACTATAAATCAAAACAGCTCTCCTCGCTCTCACATTGATAAATTTGTACCTCAGGAACTTTATGAAGCgagcaaacaaatgaaaagatgagCCACTTTGACATTAGCGCTGACCTTCTTTTGACGGTTTAGAAATAAAATCGACAGCACAGTCGAAATGTCGCTGGAAGATGTCTGAGGAAGAAAGCTGGCCTTTTTTCCTTGTTAGTGCCACAAGACTGTTCAACATGAGGCACTGTCACGAGACTGACTCCTGTAAATGTCACTGTAAATGAAGCTAGTGGCGTTTTAAAGGCGTTTCGTTGCCTCAGTGTGATTCTTTCCGTTCAGCAGCGGTGGTTCTGCCACGAGGCCTGAGGGGAACACGCTTAGTTATTTTACGCTTATCTCTGCATTTCCATATGCATTCCTCTAATCACAACTTCCTCTGGTCTATTAGTAAACTTTTTTTGATTGTGTTGACAGAAAGTTCCTTAGAAACCAGACC harbors:
- the tesca gene encoding tescalcin a, whose translation is MGASQTRSEHKHQDLVDKTGFSLEQIKNLHKRFQQLSGNEETISRENLDSIPALANNPIKKQIIDAFFDKRNQHQDEVGSFEEIGFEQFLMVMSHFRPPTLKTTEEEKEALRKEKLRFLFNMHDTDNDGTITLQEYRKVVEELLSKSGAIGQEAAKAIADAAMLEVASTNVPHMGPDDFYEGITFEHFEQILKGLEMESRMHIRFLDVDTTTMRCGKSTS